In Fimbriimonadales bacterium, the following are encoded in one genomic region:
- a CDS encoding FHA domain-containing protein yields MHNDSLNENFSDEVSDEVKESGGEEISEEQEETPRAELYVVREGKETGEVFTLSSPAVIGRFDPSVGPVDIDLSSLPEGVYVSRRHARIELENGKWILSDLGSSNGTFVLEEGGDFRKISEPTILNDGQEIAFGNARFIFRFKKSDMSDMQEKVGD; encoded by the coding sequence ATGCACAACGATTCGTTGAATGAGAATTTTTCAGACGAAGTTTCTGATGAAGTAAAAGAATCTGGAGGGGAAGAAATTTCAGAAGAGCAAGAAGAAACCCCTCGGGCGGAATTATACGTGGTGAGAGAGGGAAAAGAGACAGGCGAAGTATTTACGTTATCCTCTCCGGCTGTGATAGGTCGTTTCGACCCATCGGTAGGACCGGTGGATATAGATTTGAGTTCACTGCCAGAAGGAGTTTACGTTTCCCGACGTCATGCGCGAATCGAATTAGAAAACGGGAAATGGATTCTTTCAGATTTAGGTTCGAGTAACGGAACATTCGTTTTGGAAGAAGGGGGGGATTTCAGAAAAATTTCGGAGCCTACGATTCTGAATGACGGTCAAGAAATCGCTTTTGGAAATGCGCGGTTTATCTTTAGATTTAAAAAATCCGACATGTCAGACATGCAAGAGAAGGTTGGAGATTAA
- a CDS encoding DoxX family protein, with amino-acid sequence MNFALLILRIALGVIMVAHGAQKLGWIAGGAGSLAGTVEFFQNTWNIPPFLTYCNVAAEFLGGLGVLVGLLGRIAAAAVAINMIVAIFVEHWPKFFNSEGGFEFPMSLFAIALALLITGMGQYSLDAVIAKGKKQAT; translated from the coding sequence ATGAATTTCGCGCTACTCATTTTGCGTATCGCTCTCGGCGTTATCATGGTAGCTCACGGGGCACAAAAACTCGGATGGATCGCGGGGGGTGCCGGGTCCCTCGCCGGTACGGTCGAATTTTTCCAGAACACATGGAACATCCCCCCGTTTTTGACGTACTGCAATGTCGCGGCAGAGTTTTTAGGTGGTCTCGGTGTCCTTGTAGGGTTATTAGGAAGGATTGCAGCAGCGGCAGTTGCAATCAATATGATTGTCGCAATATTCGTTGAACACTGGCCGAAGTTTTTCAATTCCGAAGGGGGATTCGAATTTCCCATGAGCCTCTTTGCGATTGCCCTTGCATTACTGATTACTGGTATGGGTCAGTATTCGCTCGATGCAGTTATCGCAAAAGGAAAGAAACAAGCGACGTAA
- the pheA gene encoding prephenate dehydratase, which produces MEQERKKPISEIRKEIDDVDEEILKLLNRRAELALEIGRIKRSDAKPYYTPERERQIYERLLRLSRGPLQKSQIQAVFREIISAVRSLEKHLVVCYLGPEGSLSHSAALKQFGDSVECVACTTIEEAFRAVENGKADYAVAPVENSVSGMVPETLDMFPQTNVKICGEVYLPVSHHLLSRSPQKKIKRVYAQPQTIEECRTWLRTHLPHVEIIETASVHRASEHATRERNAGAIGNKFDAERTGLRVVAEHIEDNPHGRTRFLVVGYNEPAPTGNDKTSLMFNLRNRPGELYRALGAFNRHKVNIMVIESRPAKRASFEYIFYVDCAGHHTDEHLSKAIQSLKKYALECVVLGSYPIALDAESP; this is translated from the coding sequence GTGGAACAGGAACGTAAAAAACCCATCTCCGAGATCCGTAAAGAAATAGACGACGTAGACGAGGAGATATTGAAACTGCTCAACCGTAGGGCAGAACTCGCACTCGAAATAGGTCGCATCAAAAGAAGCGATGCGAAGCCCTATTACACTCCCGAACGAGAAAGACAAATTTACGAGAGACTTCTTCGCTTGAGCCGCGGTCCTTTGCAAAAGAGTCAGATCCAAGCGGTATTTCGTGAAATCATTAGCGCGGTACGAAGCCTCGAAAAGCATTTGGTAGTTTGTTATTTAGGACCCGAAGGAAGCCTCAGCCACAGCGCGGCTTTGAAGCAGTTCGGAGATTCTGTCGAGTGCGTGGCATGCACAACGATAGAGGAAGCATTTCGCGCAGTCGAAAACGGAAAGGCGGATTACGCAGTTGCACCTGTGGAAAACTCGGTTTCTGGAATGGTGCCAGAGACTTTAGACATGTTTCCTCAAACGAATGTAAAAATTTGCGGGGAGGTTTATCTCCCTGTTTCTCACCATCTGCTCTCGCGTTCTCCTCAAAAGAAAATCAAACGTGTTTATGCTCAGCCGCAAACCATCGAGGAATGTCGTACATGGCTACGAACACATCTACCTCATGTGGAAATCATAGAGACTGCTTCCGTCCATCGTGCATCGGAACATGCAACCAGAGAGCGCAACGCTGGTGCCATAGGTAATAAATTCGACGCAGAAAGGACAGGGCTTAGAGTGGTCGCTGAACATATCGAAGATAACCCTCATGGAAGAACGCGTTTCCTCGTAGTCGGTTATAACGAACCAGCCCCCACCGGAAACGACAAAACCTCGTTAATGTTCAATTTGAGAAATCGCCCAGGAGAGTTGTATCGCGCCTTGGGAGCGTTCAACCGCCACAAAGTCAACATCATGGTGATCGAAAGCCGACCTGCTAAACGCGCATCATTCGAATATATATTTTACGTAGACTGCGCAGGACACCACACCGACGAGCATTTATCCAAAGCCATCCAAAGCCTAAAAAAATATGCCTTAGAGTGTGTGGTTTTAGGGAGTTATCCTATCGCACTCGACGCCGAATCGCCTTAA
- a CDS encoding SDR family oxidoreductase: MDLGIEGKTALVAAASRGIGFAVAQSLLREGCKVSICGRTEESVAKAHGDLVAEFDANRVRAFRCDIRNRQELQEWVALTREALGPIEILVTNTGGPAAGHLDEISEEQWLAGFQSTVLNVIRLSEMTIPDMISRRWGRVVHLTSLVAFQPNDLLPISTILRAGLRGLTRLQSNLYAKHGITVNAVLPGHTLTERQKHIAQVWSGKTGLPVEKYFEQIASEIPIGRLAVPSEIGDVVAFICSTQASYVTGVSLLVDGGAAQVI; this comes from the coding sequence GTGGATTTGGGAATCGAAGGAAAAACTGCGCTCGTTGCGGCTGCGTCGAGGGGTATAGGTTTTGCAGTCGCACAGTCGCTCTTACGCGAAGGTTGCAAAGTCTCGATATGTGGGAGAACCGAAGAATCCGTCGCTAAAGCACACGGAGATTTGGTAGCGGAGTTCGATGCAAATCGCGTCCGAGCATTTCGTTGTGATATTCGAAATCGCCAAGAACTACAGGAATGGGTTGCCTTAACACGAGAAGCATTAGGACCCATCGAAATCTTGGTGACGAATACCGGTGGTCCTGCCGCAGGGCATTTGGACGAAATTTCAGAAGAACAGTGGCTCGCAGGGTTTCAATCTACGGTATTGAATGTAATTCGTTTATCGGAAATGACAATTCCCGACATGATTTCGCGAAGGTGGGGGCGAGTCGTTCATCTCACTTCCCTCGTTGCTTTCCAACCCAATGATTTGCTCCCCATCTCCACCATTTTGCGTGCTGGTTTGCGCGGTTTGACCCGATTGCAATCGAATTTGTACGCAAAACACGGCATTACGGTAAATGCAGTGCTTCCCGGACACACTTTAACAGAACGACAGAAACACATCGCGCAAGTTTGGTCAGGAAAAACAGGGTTGCCGGTCGAGAAATATTTCGAACAAATAGCAAGTGAAATCCCGATAGGACGTCTTGCAGTGCCCTCGGAAATTGGCGATGTGGTTGCGTTTATTTGTTCGACACAGGCGTCGTACGTAACTGGGGTGAGCCTTCTCGTTGATGGAGGGGCTGCCCAAGTCATATAA
- the modA gene encoding molybdate ABC transporter substrate-binding protein: MIKLYITRVFALWGVVMITIGCASITHHEQNPIGNDKNIEITIAANTDLSNVLKRLSKEYEAENKKVKVHLVFAASGDLRNRAKSDAPFDALIVASPEYLRDLKIVGKPVALAYGRLAIYGDNPPASLDELEDFRGTLLIANPETSPYGELAEKLLKAKLWYEKIKKRIILANNVRDAKLEVDQGKASLGLISLTQALEGQKNYSLIETPLRITITGVALKTGEGEAFLKWLTQPKQQGVFTQYGLSPAHIAEVHRPKGIVK; the protein is encoded by the coding sequence ATGATCAAATTATATATAACGCGAGTCTTCGCCTTATGGGGAGTCGTGATGATTACTATCGGTTGTGCTTCAATAACCCATCACGAGCAAAATCCTATAGGAAATGATAAAAACATAGAAATAACGATTGCAGCGAATACCGACTTATCGAACGTTCTTAAACGATTGTCCAAGGAATACGAAGCAGAAAATAAAAAGGTAAAAGTGCATCTCGTATTTGCGGCGAGCGGTGATTTACGGAACCGAGCGAAAAGCGATGCTCCCTTCGATGCACTCATTGTGGCTTCTCCTGAATATTTGCGCGATTTAAAGATCGTTGGAAAACCAGTCGCTCTGGCATATGGAAGATTGGCAATCTACGGAGATAACCCCCCCGCTTCTCTCGACGAATTGGAAGATTTTCGAGGAACTTTGCTCATCGCGAATCCCGAAACTTCTCCCTACGGAGAATTGGCTGAAAAGTTGCTAAAAGCGAAACTTTGGTACGAAAAAATAAAAAAGCGAATCATTCTTGCAAACAATGTGCGGGATGCGAAACTCGAAGTAGACCAAGGAAAAGCGAGCCTCGGTTTGATAAGCCTCACGCAAGCGTTGGAAGGACAGAAAAACTATTCCCTCATCGAAACTCCTTTGCGAATCACGATAACCGGTGTCGCATTGAAGACAGGCGAAGGAGAAGCGTTTTTGAAATGGCTGACGCAGCCAAAACAACAAGGTGTCTTCACGCAATACGGCTTAAGCCCTGCGCATATTGCCGAAGTGCATCGCCCGAAAGGAATCGTCAAGTAA
- a CDS encoding NAD(P)/FAD-dependent oxidoreductase: MRATMGTVQPISKTHRVVIIGGGFGGLYTAKALGKAPVEVVLVDRRNFHLFQPLLYQVATGGISPGNIAAPLRAVLKNQRNTIVLMADVVDILPEEKKLRLNSLPFAGSGGDNEFMESLRYDTLVVSTGVTHHYFGHDEWMERAVGLKTVEDALEMRRRIFLAFEAAERENDEKKREAWMTFVIVGGGATGVELAGALGELAHETLKKDFRRINPRLAKIFLLEGTDRILPSYPPELSKKAQKALEKLGVTVLTKTFVTDVREDEVEAGGRTIRAKTVLWAAGVKASDLGKILAQKTGSELDGVGRVKVQPDLSLPKFPEIFVIGDLAHCLDEDGKALPGVAQVAMQQGGYVARTIRERLQNRSKKKSSKPFRYKNYGNLAVIGRNSAVADLPRMKLSGFVAWLIWIFVHIRYLIQFDSKILVMFQWAWSYFTKNRGARLIVGKGPSDG, encoded by the coding sequence ATGCGTGCTACGATGGGCACCGTGCAGCCAATCTCGAAAACGCATAGGGTCGTGATCATAGGAGGAGGCTTCGGAGGTCTTTACACAGCGAAGGCATTGGGAAAGGCTCCCGTCGAAGTCGTTCTCGTAGACAGGCGCAATTTCCACCTTTTTCAACCTCTCTTGTATCAAGTCGCCACCGGGGGCATATCCCCGGGAAACATCGCCGCACCTTTGAGGGCGGTTTTGAAAAACCAACGCAACACTATCGTTCTTATGGCGGATGTCGTGGATATTCTTCCCGAGGAAAAGAAATTGAGATTGAATTCGCTGCCGTTTGCTGGGAGCGGGGGGGATAACGAATTCATGGAGAGTTTGCGTTATGATACGTTGGTGGTCTCGACAGGCGTAACTCATCATTATTTTGGACACGACGAATGGATGGAGCGCGCGGTCGGTTTGAAAACGGTAGAAGATGCATTAGAGATGCGAAGGAGAATTTTTTTGGCATTCGAGGCCGCAGAAAGAGAAAATGACGAAAAGAAAAGAGAAGCATGGATGACATTCGTGATTGTAGGTGGGGGGGCTACAGGCGTCGAATTGGCAGGAGCATTAGGGGAACTTGCGCACGAAACCCTGAAAAAAGATTTCCGCCGTATCAATCCACGACTTGCGAAAATCTTTCTCCTCGAAGGGACAGATAGAATTCTCCCATCCTATCCTCCGGAGCTTTCTAAAAAAGCGCAAAAGGCTTTGGAGAAATTGGGTGTAACCGTGCTTACGAAAACATTCGTAACGGATGTCCGTGAAGACGAAGTCGAGGCGGGAGGACGAACGATCCGTGCGAAAACGGTGCTCTGGGCTGCTGGAGTCAAAGCATCGGATTTAGGAAAAATATTGGCTCAGAAAACGGGTTCGGAACTCGATGGAGTCGGTCGAGTCAAAGTGCAGCCCGACCTTTCGCTCCCGAAGTTCCCGGAAATTTTCGTGATCGGTGATTTGGCTCATTGCTTGGATGAAGATGGAAAGGCTTTACCGGGAGTCGCACAAGTAGCGATGCAACAGGGAGGTTATGTCGCACGCACGATTCGAGAAAGACTCCAAAACAGGTCCAAAAAGAAATCCTCAAAACCTTTTCGGTACAAAAATTACGGAAATTTGGCGGTAATCGGAAGAAACTCTGCCGTCGCAGACCTTCCACGCATGAAACTATCGGGATTCGTCGCGTGGCTCATTTGGATTTTCGTGCACATTCGGTATTTGATTCAATTCGACAGCAAAATACTCGTGATGTTCCAGTGGGCATGGAGTTATTTCACGAAAAATCGCGGCGCTCGATTAATCGTCGGAAAAGGACCATCCGATGGATAA
- the rocF gene encoding arginase, which produces MSNGKRVSIIGVPFGLGGKRLGASLGPAALRFAGMQRQLERLVPVVHDRGDVEVPRSVEPQQRGEGIGYFEAVFTNLVETRKTVMQCLQDGDIPLMLGGDHSLAIASISSALEYFDRRLGVLWIDAHADLNTPDTSPSMDLHGMPLAALCGLPCGTCKPPSQEQWEKLLEAMVPEKRLQHSNIVWIGLRDVDPGERERILSWEPEQAVTMHEIDRYGIASMVRHAVRVLSYVNVSKLWVSLDVDVLDPLVAPGTGTGVRGGLNYREAHLLAELLYDSLSAYDAPFELAGIDVTEVNPVMDRENETASMAVEWVTSLFGKRIMPNWPRR; this is translated from the coding sequence ATGTCGAACGGAAAACGAGTTTCGATTATCGGAGTGCCATTCGGTCTTGGAGGTAAACGACTCGGAGCGAGTTTGGGTCCCGCTGCCTTACGCTTCGCGGGCATGCAAAGACAATTAGAGCGGCTCGTTCCTGTTGTTCACGACCGTGGGGATGTCGAAGTCCCGCGTTCGGTCGAGCCTCAGCAACGCGGAGAAGGCATCGGTTATTTCGAAGCCGTTTTTACGAACTTAGTAGAAACGAGAAAAACGGTAATGCAGTGTCTGCAAGATGGGGACATTCCTCTTATGTTAGGAGGTGACCACAGTTTAGCGATTGCATCTATTTCCAGCGCGTTGGAATATTTCGATAGGCGATTAGGAGTTCTTTGGATCGATGCGCATGCCGATTTGAACACACCCGATACCTCGCCGAGCATGGACTTACACGGAATGCCATTGGCTGCTCTTTGCGGATTGCCATGCGGAACATGCAAGCCACCCTCTCAAGAACAATGGGAAAAACTACTCGAGGCAATGGTGCCGGAAAAACGCTTACAGCACAGCAATATCGTGTGGATAGGTTTGCGCGACGTTGACCCTGGAGAAAGAGAAAGAATACTTTCTTGGGAGCCGGAGCAAGCGGTGACGATGCATGAAATAGACCGCTATGGGATTGCTTCGATGGTGCGTCACGCCGTTCGAGTTTTGAGTTACGTAAATGTTTCGAAACTTTGGGTGAGTTTAGATGTGGATGTTCTCGACCCTCTCGTAGCTCCTGGAACAGGCACGGGAGTTAGGGGGGGGCTAAATTATCGCGAAGCGCATTTGCTCGCGGAATTATTGTACGATTCGCTTTCTGCTTACGATGCGCCTTTCGAATTGGCAGGGATAGATGTTACAGAGGTGAACCCTGTTATGGACAGAGAAAACGAAACCGCCTCGATGGCTGTGGAATGGGTTACGTCTCTTTTCGGAAAGCGAATCATGCCGAATTGGCCAAGAAGATAA
- a CDS encoding aminotransferase class I/II-fold pyridoxal phosphate-dependent enzyme, with product MNRTLQTWLDEQLQLLKDQHLYKVPRILQTPAGGRVRMNGKEVVNLSSNNYLGLANHPKLREAAIKAIEKWGVGAGAVRWIGGTMSVHDELEQKLAEFKQVEAVLVFQSGWTANSGTIPAIMVEGDVIISDELNHASIIDGVRLSNAEYRKSEGWVYRHKDMNHLEDILKRANAKGFKKKMIVTDGVFSMDGDIAPLPDIVRLAEQYDAFVMVDDAHASGVLGKNGAGTTSHFNLYGRVDIQLGTLSKALGVMGGYIAGSKSLKEWLINRGRPYLFSTAHPPMVAAALIAAIEIMQTDPEPMRKLWDNARWWKSSLQKLGFDTMGSETPITPILCAPPKSRASTPKTSDASTASAVEASGSTGSLESLTSEEIAGKMEQMLWEEGVYALSIVYPTVPRGLARIRTMPSAAHTREDLEFALAAFEKCGRKLGLI from the coding sequence ATGAATCGGACACTGCAAACCTGGCTCGACGAACAACTGCAACTCCTCAAAGACCAGCATCTTTACAAAGTCCCCCGCATCCTGCAAACGCCAGCCGGTGGAAGGGTGCGGATGAACGGGAAGGAAGTGGTCAACCTCTCTAGCAACAATTATCTCGGCTTGGCGAATCATCCGAAGTTGCGAGAAGCCGCGATTAAAGCGATAGAAAAATGGGGTGTAGGCGCTGGTGCGGTGCGATGGATTGGCGGCACGATGTCCGTGCACGACGAATTGGAACAAAAACTCGCCGAATTCAAACAAGTCGAAGCGGTATTGGTCTTCCAATCCGGCTGGACTGCGAACAGCGGCACGATTCCTGCGATTATGGTCGAAGGCGATGTAATTATCAGCGATGAATTGAATCATGCCTCAATCATTGACGGAGTGAGATTATCGAATGCGGAGTATCGTAAATCGGAAGGTTGGGTTTACAGACATAAAGATATGAATCATTTGGAAGATATTCTCAAAAGAGCGAATGCGAAGGGCTTCAAGAAAAAAATGATTGTTACCGACGGTGTTTTCAGTATGGATGGTGATATCGCCCCCCTCCCTGATATCGTTCGACTTGCAGAGCAATACGATGCGTTCGTGATGGTGGACGATGCGCATGCAAGCGGCGTTTTGGGGAAAAACGGAGCGGGAACGACATCGCATTTCAATTTATACGGTCGAGTGGATATCCAGTTGGGGACATTGAGCAAAGCGCTCGGCGTGATGGGGGGGTACATCGCCGGTTCGAAATCGTTGAAAGAGTGGTTGATCAATCGCGGAAGACCCTATCTTTTCAGCACAGCACATCCGCCGATGGTTGCCGCCGCGCTCATTGCGGCAATCGAGATTATGCAAACCGACCCTGAGCCGATGCGAAAACTTTGGGACAACGCGCGCTGGTGGAAATCTTCATTGCAAAAATTAGGATTCGACACGATGGGGAGTGAAACCCCGATTACGCCGATTCTATGCGCCCCCCCGAAGTCGCGGGCTTCGACGCCGAAAACTTCTGATGCCTCGACCGCCTCTGCAGTCGAGGCTTCTGGTTCGACAGGGTCACTGGAGTCGCTTACTTCCGAAGAGATCGCCGGTAAAATGGAACAGATGCTGTGGGAGGAAGGCGTCTATGCGCTCTCGATTGTTTATCCGACTGTTCCGCGCGGCCTCGCCCGTATCCGCACCATGCCCTCCGCCGCACACACCCGAGAGGACTTAGAATTCGCCCTCGCCGCATTCGAAAAATGTGGCAGGAAATTGGGGTTGATATGA
- the argS gene encoding arginine--tRNA ligase — MIRKDLETRLKQAVTRLISEKRLPDGDYSVEISEPAQPEFGDFATNFALSASRIAKKPPQEIAETLVSEVQKDPEIASATVAGPGFINLRLTDAYFAKWGAKAYETEEGIGRIQKEHPKKILVEYVSVNPNGPIHCGHGRGAAYGETLCRVLEAYGEKVSREFYVNDSTNSLQMQLFALSVKARYCELLGLPAEFPKEGYRGEYVDDLAKKIRQLYGDDKAKEGLEFWQPVSQNLMLEQQKKDLEDFGVKFDTWFSEQQLYDSGEVDRAIELLKQRGYAYEKEGALWLKSTAFGDDKDRVLVRADGQKTYIASDVAYHKNKFDRGFDHLINVWGADHHGYIARTKAAVQALGYCADRLEIIITQMVRFLKDGLIVPMSKRSGDLVPLRELIENVGVDVARFFYLMRSHDAHMDFDLDLAAEHSERNPVYYVQYAHARICSVLAKAREAGFAPDPKALKELTHEAERKLVKRIWDLPYEIERCVQDRGVHRLTTYALELARDYHNFYDKCRVINPSDLDTTKARLALCVATRHALRATFHLLGISAPEKM; from the coding sequence ATGATTCGCAAAGACCTCGAAACGCGATTAAAGCAGGCAGTTACTCGGCTTATTTCCGAGAAACGACTTCCTGATGGGGATTATTCCGTCGAGATTAGCGAACCTGCGCAGCCGGAGTTCGGCGATTTTGCGACGAATTTCGCCTTGTCTGCATCGCGAATTGCAAAGAAACCTCCGCAAGAGATTGCCGAAACTTTAGTCTCAGAAGTACAAAAAGACCCTGAAATCGCCTCAGCGACAGTTGCAGGACCTGGGTTCATCAATTTACGCCTAACGGATGCTTATTTCGCAAAATGGGGGGCTAAAGCATATGAAACCGAGGAGGGTATCGGACGCATACAGAAAGAACACCCGAAAAAGATTTTGGTGGAATATGTAAGCGTCAACCCGAATGGACCAATTCATTGCGGGCATGGTAGGGGGGCGGCATACGGAGAGACGCTTTGTAGAGTCTTAGAGGCTTATGGGGAGAAGGTCTCCCGAGAGTTCTACGTAAACGACAGCACGAATTCTTTACAAATGCAACTCTTTGCATTGAGCGTGAAAGCGAGATATTGTGAATTACTCGGGTTGCCCGCAGAGTTTCCGAAAGAAGGATATCGAGGCGAATATGTAGATGACTTGGCTAAAAAAATTCGTCAACTATATGGTGACGATAAAGCCAAGGAAGGTTTAGAATTTTGGCAGCCCGTTAGCCAGAACCTGATGTTGGAACAACAAAAAAAGGACTTAGAAGATTTCGGAGTGAAATTCGACACATGGTTCAGCGAACAGCAACTTTATGATAGTGGTGAAGTGGATAGAGCAATCGAACTTCTCAAGCAACGCGGATATGCCTACGAGAAGGAAGGAGCGCTATGGCTGAAAAGCACTGCTTTCGGAGACGATAAAGACCGAGTGTTGGTTCGAGCGGATGGTCAAAAAACATACATCGCGAGCGACGTTGCTTATCATAAAAATAAATTCGACCGCGGGTTCGATCATTTGATCAATGTTTGGGGGGCTGACCATCATGGGTATATCGCCAGAACGAAAGCGGCAGTGCAAGCGCTCGGTTATTGCGCAGATCGTTTAGAAATTATCATCACCCAAATGGTGCGCTTCTTGAAAGATGGCCTTATCGTTCCCATGTCGAAACGCTCGGGAGATTTAGTGCCTTTAAGAGAATTGATTGAAAATGTAGGTGTTGACGTGGCACGGTTCTTCTATCTCATGCGTTCTCACGATGCGCATATGGATTTCGATTTGGACCTCGCGGCAGAGCATAGCGAAAGAAATCCTGTTTATTACGTGCAGTATGCGCATGCGCGTATTTGTTCTGTGTTGGCGAAGGCACGTGAAGCGGGCTTTGCTCCCGACCCGAAGGCTCTGAAGGAATTAACTCACGAAGCAGAACGCAAATTGGTTAAAAGAATTTGGGATTTGCCCTATGAAATCGAACGTTGCGTGCAAGATAGAGGCGTTCACCGCTTGACGACTTATGCTCTGGAATTAGCGCGCGATTATCACAATTTTTATGACAAATGCAGAGTGATCAATCCGAGCGACCTCGATACCACGAAAGCGCGCTTAGCACTTTGTGTGGCGACTCGCCACGCATTGCGAGCTACTTTTCATCTTTTAGGAATCAGTGCACCTGAAAAGATGTGA
- a CDS encoding cob(I)yrinic acid a,c-diamide adenosyltransferase, whose translation MPIVARMRTKNHGFESALYRVKLQYTYSMTRIYTRSGDSGETGLIGGQRRKKCDLRIHAIGEIDELNASLGLARSANKDGEIDGMLATLQNQLFNLGCILATNDQSHISCRTVDEDDVLKLEKWIDKLNETLPPLKEFILPAGALPAAYLHFARAVCRRAERCIVELAMKEDILPIITVYLNRLSDLLFVMARSANQRHGIQEITWNPEAEE comes from the coding sequence GTGCCCATCGTAGCACGCATGCGAACTAAGAATCATGGTTTCGAAAGTGCACTTTATCGAGTCAAATTACAGTACACTTATTCCATGACCCGAATCTACACTCGAAGCGGAGATTCAGGAGAAACTGGGCTAATCGGAGGGCAACGAAGAAAAAAATGCGATTTGCGCATACATGCAATCGGGGAAATTGACGAACTCAATGCTTCCCTCGGATTGGCGCGTTCCGCCAACAAGGACGGAGAGATCGATGGAATGCTCGCAACTTTGCAGAACCAATTGTTTAATTTGGGGTGTATTTTAGCGACGAATGATCAATCGCACATCTCGTGCCGCACGGTGGACGAAGACGATGTTTTGAAATTAGAAAAGTGGATTGATAAACTTAACGAAACCCTTCCCCCGTTGAAAGAATTCATTCTTCCTGCCGGCGCTCTTCCTGCGGCATATCTACACTTTGCGCGAGCAGTGTGCCGCAGAGCCGAACGCTGTATCGTAGAACTCGCTATGAAAGAAGACATTCTTCCCATAATAACCGTCTATTTGAACAGACTTTCCGATCTTCTCTTCGTTATGGCTCGCTCAGCAAATCAAAGACACGGCATTCAAGAAATTACATGGAATCCGGAGGCTGAAGAATGA
- a CDS encoding SPFH domain-containing protein gives MIVNYLAGIVFVVLMGIGWLIWGESLIKPTPEWELPLGWTLASIYVSSSVKLAAQWERALIFQLGKFHRTRGPGVYLIIPLIEQVRHVDIRIVAMELPRQEAITKDNVPIAIDAVIFMRVVRPDQAVINVQNYAVAITEFARASLRDVIGGRTLDEVLSEREGIGQQIAHIVDKETEHWGLAVDGIRIQDIILPEDLKRVMSRQAAAEREKRAVITKSEGDRMAAENLAAAAEIMMRSPGAMQLRTLQTLDGLGPTASNTVVMALPVQVMEAIEALAGLKRG, from the coding sequence ATGATTGTCAATTACCTCGCAGGAATCGTTTTCGTCGTATTGATGGGTATCGGCTGGCTCATATGGGGAGAAAGTCTTATAAAACCAACGCCCGAATGGGAGTTGCCCCTTGGGTGGACTCTCGCGAGCATTTACGTTTCTTCGTCTGTCAAGTTGGCGGCGCAATGGGAACGCGCTTTGATATTTCAACTCGGCAAATTCCACCGAACGCGCGGTCCAGGTGTGTACCTTATCATTCCTCTCATCGAGCAAGTCCGCCATGTTGACATTCGCATCGTAGCGATGGAATTGCCTCGCCAGGAAGCCATCACGAAAGACAACGTGCCAATTGCTATTGATGCAGTGATATTTATGCGAGTCGTGCGTCCCGACCAAGCGGTTATCAATGTTCAGAACTACGCGGTTGCAATTACGGAATTCGCGCGCGCGTCATTGCGCGACGTGATTGGTGGACGCACACTCGATGAAGTGCTTTCGGAGCGCGAGGGGATCGGTCAGCAAATAGCGCACATCGTGGACAAAGAAACCGAACATTGGGGTCTTGCTGTAGACGGGATTAGGATTCAGGACATCATCCTTCCCGAGGATTTGAAACGCGTAATGAGTCGGCAAGCGGCGGCGGAACGCGAGAAACGCGCCGTGATTACGAAATCCGAAGGCGATAGAATGGCGGCGGAAAATTTAGCGGCGGCGGCAGAAATCATGATGAGAAGCCCCGGAGCGATGCAATTACGAACTCTGCAAACGCTGGATGGCTTGGGTCCCACGGCATCAAATACGGTTGTGATGGCTCTGCCCGTGCAAGTAATGGAAGCCATCGAGGCTTTAGCGGGATTGAAGAGGGGGTAG